The nucleotide window ATCTGGGTGACGCCCGGGCCTTGGGCGGTCGCCACTGTGACCGTGTTGGGATTGTTGGTGTCGGCTGCGACCGTGGCCACCGAGGTGTTGCCGCTGGCGAAGGTGAAGGCACCGAGGTCGGCGGCGGGCAACTGGCAGGGTGCAGGGTTGGGAGCGCACACCGCCGGGTCGTTGCTGCAGGCAATGGCGGTATAGCTGGCGGTGTTGTTGGGTGCGGTGGCGCCCATGGAGATGCAGCCGCTGCCCGGCCCCGCGGGAACGCCGCAGGTCAGAGGCAACACCGAGACCGGCGAGGATTCCCCCACCACGATGCTATCGGCCTTGGCGTGCACGTACGCGGTCACAGTGGCGGTGAGACCCGAAGGCTCAGCCTTCACGGTCAACGTCGAGGTCCCCACCAGACCTGGAGTGCAATGGATGAAGTTGGTATCCCAGGCGCCGGCGCACAGCAGGCCTCCGGTGCTCGTGGTAAGGATGTTGGTGGCGCTGGAAGTGAAGGTAAAGGTCTGGTTGCCGATGGCATGGCCTTGGGCATCAGTGACGGTCACACTCTCTTGCAGCACCTGGCCCTGATTCAGGGAAACATTCGTGGGATTGAAGATGATGGTCGTGGCGGGCCCGATGGTCACGCCAGTGCCGCCGCCTCCGCAGCCAGTGGGTCCCAATGCCAGAAGAAGAAGAATAAAGAGAAGAACGAGTAAACCCGACCGCCGCATTCATCCTCCACGCCCGCCGACGTGCTGCGGCCGCGTAAATGTCCCCTTGCTATGAACACGCCACGCGGGGAATGTTTCAGTGTAGAGGCTGCTGGATATTTCGGCAACTGCGGTCGCCCTGTCAGCTTCCCTCTTGCCCCGGCGTTCGGCGCCCGGGTACATTAAGGACACGGCGATGGAGTTCGCCATAACCGCCCTGCGGGGCTGATGACTCCTACCACGCTCGAATAGGAGAACTCCATCGTGGAACTGAAGCCCTACCTTTGGATATCCCTGGGAGCGGTGACCGGGGCCAGCGCGCGTTATGTGGTGAGCCGCTGGGCGGCAAGGCTCATCGACCCCGATTTCCCCTACGGCACCCTCCTCATCAACATCACGGGCAGCTTTCTGCTGGGCCTGTTCCTGATCTGGACGACGGAGCGGGTGCTGGCCGACCCGCGCTGGCGGCTGATCATCGCCATCGGCTTCTGCGGCTCCTACACCACCTTTTCCAGCTACGCCTTCGAGACCATCGTTTACTTCGAGCAGGGGCACTGGCTGCTGTTCTGGAGCAACATCGTCTTCAACAACCTGCTCTGCCTGCTGGCGGTGATCGGCGGCGCGGCGCTGGCGCGGGCGCTATAGAATGGCGAACGGTATGGCGGTCCAAGTCAGCATTTACTTGAACGAAGCCGACGAGTGGCACGACAAGCCGCTCCACCTGGAGATCCTCAACTATCTCCGGGCGGAGAATGTGGCCGGGGCCACCGTCCTGCACGCCGTGGCCGGGTTCACCGGCCGCAGCCGGGTGAGAACCAGCAGCCTGGTGGACGCAGGCGGCAAGCTGCCCCTGGTGATCACCTTCATCGACACCGATGAGCACGTGAACCGAGTCCTTCCGACGCTGCGGGAGATGGCGGCCCACCGGCTGATCGTGCGCGAGAACGTGGTCATCGAGCAGGGGAGCCTGGAGTAGGCAAAAGCCATTTGACGCGTCTGCCCATGGGTTGCTATATTCAATAGGTTCTGCGAGTTGAGCCGGTTTACCCTGTGGTCGTCACGGAAGTAGCGACACACGCCCGAGGACAGTAAGTCCGGTCCGCTAGAAGGGCGCCCTCGCTGAAACGCACCTGCGCTGCCCCGCTCCCGAGCGGGGGTATGCAGGTCGAGCCGGACGAAACGGAGCGCAGCCCGCAAGGCGTTGTGCCACCGTCGTCAGGCAAAGTCTAAGGAAATGAACAATTTCCCCGTGTGTTTGCGCGCGGGGAAGCATGGGCGGTTCCGGCCGCGCCAGTCCCAAGAGGGATCGAGCTGTTGCGCGCCGCAGGTGTGCGCGCGCAGAAGGAGCATGCACGAGTGCCTACGTTCAACCAATTGGTACGCCAGGGCCGCACGTCGCCCAAGTACAAGACGGCCAGCCCGGCGCTGCAGATGTGTCCGCAGAAGCGCGGCGTCTGCACCCGCGTGTACACGCAGACCCCGAAGAAGCCGAACTCGGCGCTGCGCAAGGTGGCGCGGGTCCGGCTGACCAATGGGATCGAGGTCACGACCTACATCCCGGGCGTCGGCCATAACCTGCAGGAGCACTCCATCGTGCTCATTCGCGGGGGCCGCGTGAAAGACCTGCCGGGGGTGCGCTATCACGTGATCCGCGGCACGC belongs to Terriglobales bacterium and includes:
- the crcB gene encoding fluoride efflux transporter CrcB, with translation MELKPYLWISLGAVTGASARYVVSRWAARLIDPDFPYGTLLINITGSFLLGLFLIWTTERVLADPRWRLIIAIGFCGSYTTFSSYAFETIVYFEQGHWLLFWSNIVFNNLLCLLAVIGGAALARAL
- a CDS encoding DUF190 domain-containing protein; amino-acid sequence: MAVQVSIYLNEADEWHDKPLHLEILNYLRAENVAGATVLHAVAGFTGRSRVRTSSLVDAGGKLPLVITFIDTDEHVNRVLPTLREMAAHRLIVRENVVIEQGSLE
- the rpsL gene encoding 30S ribosomal protein S12, with amino-acid sequence MPTFNQLVRQGRTSPKYKTASPALQMCPQKRGVCTRVYTQTPKKPNSALRKVARVRLTNGIEVTTYIPGVGHNLQEHSIVLIRGGRVKDLPGVRYHVIRGTLDTVGVTARKQGRSKYGAKRPKA